A genomic region of Waddliaceae bacterium contains the following coding sequences:
- a CDS encoding M48 family metalloprotease, with protein sequence MRNVIKVLVFCVVAVMLVSCAKNPVTGEQELSFISEKYEVMLGKQNYIPMQEASGGDFTTFPEISQYVSDVGMSLARVSDRPQLPYSFVVIDNSTPNAWALPGGKIAINRGLLVELKNEAELAAVLSHEIVHAAARHSAKALERSTLLGAGLAGINTYISNQRYSSVVMGSLSTGFTLITYQYSRNNELEADEYSMKYMVRAGYDAQAAVTLQEKFVQLSEGKNQQWLGGLFATHPPSRQRVEALKGHIKKYPPTGDLGVKEFEKVMRPLNNSEDTYDDIDEGFSSVKGGDIAKGFASGRQAVKTMPKEPMAHALLGDAEYARGNNEKAIISYDKAIELNDHHFYYYLKRGIVKYETEDYDGAHEDLSKSMELLPTSEAYDILGRIYFLRDNNDK encoded by the coding sequence ATGAGGAATGTTATAAAGGTTTTGGTGTTTTGTGTTGTTGCTGTGATGTTGGTATCGTGTGCCAAGAATCCTGTCACTGGCGAGCAGGAGCTTAGTTTTATCAGCGAGAAGTATGAAGTGATGCTCGGCAAGCAGAACTATATCCCTATGCAGGAAGCCAGCGGCGGCGACTTCACGACATTCCCTGAGATCTCGCAATATGTCAGCGATGTTGGCATGTCTTTGGCGCGCGTCAGCGACAGGCCACAGCTTCCATATTCCTTCGTCGTCATCGACAACTCTACTCCTAATGCTTGGGCATTGCCTGGCGGCAAGATAGCGATAAACCGTGGGCTTCTCGTCGAGCTTAAAAACGAAGCAGAGCTTGCTGCTGTTTTGTCTCATGAAATCGTCCATGCTGCTGCACGCCATAGTGCCAAAGCTTTAGAACGCAGCACCCTTCTTGGCGCTGGCCTTGCTGGTATTAATACTTATATCTCCAACCAACGATATTCCAGTGTCGTTATGGGGTCTTTGTCGACGGGTTTTACGCTGATAACATACCAATACAGCCGCAACAATGAACTTGAAGCCGACGAATACAGCATGAAATATATGGTACGTGCCGGATACGATGCACAGGCGGCGGTGACTCTACAGGAGAAGTTTGTACAGCTTTCGGAAGGGAAAAACCAGCAATGGCTCGGTGGTCTTTTCGCTACGCATCCGCCTTCGCGTCAGCGTGTCGAAGCTCTGAAGGGTCACATCAAGAAATATCCCCCTACTGGCGATCTCGGTGTCAAGGAGTTTGAGAAAGTCATGCGTCCTCTCAATAATTCTGAAGACACCTATGATGATATCGACGAAGGGTTTTCTTCTGTTAAAGGTGGTGATATTGCCAAGGGTTTCGCCAGCGGCAGACAGGCTGTCAAGACGATGCCCAAGGAGCCTATGGCTCACGCTCTTCTTGGCGACGCAGAATACGCCCGTGGCAATAACGAGAAAGCTATTATTTCCTATGACAAAGCCATAGAGCTTAACGATCATCATTTCTACTACTATTTAAAGCGTGGTATTGTGAAATACGAAACAGAAGACTACGACGGCGCACACGAAGACCTTTCGAAGAGCATGGAACTGCTGCCAACCTCTGAAGCATACGATATTCTCGGGAGAATATATTTTCTTCGCGACAACAACGACAAATAA
- a CDS encoding peptide MFS transporter has product MIQKHPRGVLPLLIVHILERFGFWGLRSLLTLYLIESFTKGGLGWDAPDAIAFEGLFAGVIYFTPIVGGYIADRWLGYRTTIFIGNIFISIGVTSLAIHHETMISVAMIFMAIGNGFFKPCVTSMLGTLYPKDSPLREQGYHYLFQTVLIGVMGSSLICGWILPHYGFVPAFIAAGTAPAIGAALFFVFFCTKRNHSHHTVKSTTTKDPLTHQEKKNMAVIAILSVFAIVFFAAQAQGGGLLAVYIHRYTDHYIYGWRVPTIWLMSFGTVLGIGFVPLYNAFWRALQKKNKEPDFVAKFIIGILATATSFAVMVGAALERRIYGTEQSSMYWLVAFHTAYVTGKLLVIPLLWATAEKLAPERYRFIIMGIIIGCISAGNIIGGQIGALIEHLSITTVFVLLSSMCIIMAAILALVKKRILTLSQS; this is encoded by the coding sequence ATGATCCAAAAGCATCCCCGCGGAGTATTACCACTACTAATAGTACACATCTTGGAGCGTTTCGGATTCTGGGGGCTGCGCTCACTTCTGACGCTATACCTAATAGAGTCCTTCACAAAAGGTGGACTAGGATGGGACGCCCCCGATGCCATAGCATTCGAAGGGCTCTTCGCAGGAGTAATATACTTCACGCCGATAGTAGGAGGGTATATCGCCGATAGATGGCTGGGATACCGTACCACGATATTCATCGGTAATATCTTTATCTCCATCGGTGTAACGTCCCTGGCGATACACCACGAGACAATGATTTCAGTGGCGATGATATTTATGGCGATAGGTAACGGTTTCTTCAAGCCTTGCGTTACGTCGATGCTAGGAACGCTATACCCCAAAGACAGCCCACTACGAGAACAAGGATACCACTACCTCTTCCAGACAGTGCTTATCGGCGTAATGGGGTCTTCGTTGATATGCGGATGGATACTGCCACATTACGGCTTCGTCCCAGCATTCATAGCAGCAGGGACAGCACCAGCAATAGGGGCAGCACTGTTCTTCGTGTTTTTCTGTACAAAGAGAAACCACAGCCACCACACAGTAAAATCTACGACAACGAAAGACCCTCTGACTCATCAAGAAAAGAAAAATATGGCAGTAATTGCCATTCTTTCCGTTTTCGCCATCGTCTTCTTCGCAGCACAAGCACAGGGAGGCGGACTCCTCGCCGTATATATCCATCGCTATACCGACCACTATATCTACGGATGGAGAGTTCCGACAATATGGCTTATGTCGTTCGGAACAGTGCTAGGGATAGGCTTCGTGCCACTGTACAACGCCTTCTGGAGAGCGCTCCAAAAGAAAAATAAAGAGCCGGACTTCGTGGCGAAGTTCATCATAGGAATCCTCGCCACGGCGACGTCATTCGCAGTAATGGTAGGAGCGGCATTAGAACGAAGGATATACGGAACGGAACAGTCGAGTATGTACTGGCTTGTCGCTTTCCATACAGCATATGTCACAGGAAAACTCCTCGTGATACCACTACTATGGGCAACGGCGGAGAAACTAGCACCAGAGCGATATCGTTTTATCATAATGGGAATAATAATAGGATGTATAAGCGCCGGAAACATCATCGGTGGACAGATAGGCGCGCTAATAGAACACCTTAGTATTACGACAGTATTCGTCCTTCTCAGCAGTATGTGCATAATAATGGCAGCAATACTCGCCTTAGTCAAAAAGAGAATATTAACCTTGTCGCAATCATAA
- a CDS encoding SET domain-containing protein-lysine N-methyltransferase, which yields MATAPKTVKIARGNELLQEHSLEDFRRITGVEYIKHIEFHDEKIRKKVMKSYPKFLASGTIAKNAKWQGTMFSEDLRKGAVADICIRWINDAVGFGVYAENDIAAGDYIGEYTGIVRRRSMLSLNINGYCFNYPSKPWKLKSYMIDASRSGNHTRFINHSDTPNIAPSYALYDDIVHIIFTATKTIPMGTQLTLNYGKDYWRKRIKVKI from the coding sequence ATGGCAACAGCTCCTAAGACAGTAAAGATCGCCCGAGGAAATGAACTCCTCCAAGAACATAGCCTCGAAGATTTCCGCCGCATCACTGGCGTCGAATACATCAAACATATAGAATTCCACGATGAAAAAATTAGAAAGAAAGTAATGAAATCATACCCCAAGTTTTTGGCTTCAGGAACAATAGCGAAAAACGCGAAATGGCAGGGAACGATGTTTTCCGAAGACCTTCGTAAAGGCGCCGTCGCCGATATATGTATACGATGGATAAACGATGCCGTTGGCTTCGGAGTATATGCCGAAAACGATATCGCCGCAGGGGACTACATAGGAGAATATACCGGCATAGTACGACGCCGTAGCATGCTATCGCTGAATATCAATGGATATTGCTTCAACTACCCAAGCAAGCCATGGAAGCTGAAATCCTATATGATCGATGCATCACGAAGCGGAAACCATACACGCTTCATCAACCACAGCGACACACCAAATATCGCACCATCATATGCTCTTTATGACGACATCGTACATATCATCTTCACAGCAACGAAGACGATACCAATGGGTACACAACTTACCCTAAACTACGGAAAAGACTACTGGCGCAAAAGAATAAAAGTGAAGATATGA